From a region of the Bacillaceae bacterium S4-13-56 genome:
- the cmpA gene encoding cortex morphogenetic protein CmpA translates to MPNWFQKQMTKAFLEKNKNQIRMLNQCWFFYRRTQT, encoded by the coding sequence ATGCCTAACTGGTTTCAAAAACAAATGACCAAAGCCTTTCTGGAGAAAAACAAAAACCAAATTCGCATGCTGAACCAATGTTGGTTTTTTTACAGGCGTACACAGACATAG
- a CDS encoding SprT family protein, protein MDQDQLHRWVSEISAKYFHISFNDKVSFNSRLRTTGGRYIPSQRKIELNPKYLHELGEEAMEGIIKHELCHYHLHIQGKGYQHRDPEFRELLKKTGSPRFCSPLPSNQKKQTIHSYRCKQCGQVYNRKRKIDVKRYRCGHCRGKLEKQ, encoded by the coding sequence ATGGATCAGGATCAACTTCATCGATGGGTGTCAGAGATATCAGCAAAGTATTTTCATATCTCTTTTAACGACAAAGTATCGTTTAATTCACGTCTTCGTACTACAGGTGGGCGTTATATTCCTTCTCAGCGCAAAATAGAATTAAACCCTAAGTATTTACATGAGTTGGGTGAAGAAGCCATGGAGGGGATTATTAAACACGAACTATGTCACTATCATCTTCATATTCAAGGAAAAGGGTATCAACATCGAGACCCTGAATTTAGAGAGTTATTAAAGAAAACCGGATCACCACGCTTTTGCAGTCCACTTCCATCCAATCAAAAAAAGCAAACCATTCATAGTTATAGATGTAAACAATGTGGGCAAGTCTATAACAGGAAGAGGAAAATAGATGTCAAAAGATATAGGTGCGGACA